One Benincasa hispida cultivar B227 chromosome 5, ASM972705v1, whole genome shotgun sequence genomic window carries:
- the LOC120078774 gene encoding RING-H2 finger protein ATL16-like has protein sequence MEPTQKSLHSFEFQAFLPIKNQQIPSYQSPFSTVSDSTSPVLAVAVLSVMGTAFLLLGYYIFISKCCSNWHQFSLLRRFSSFHTPQQDEDPFIALSPTTMWNRGLEESMIRQIPAFQFERDGEGSGIYSCVVCLSKFRENEMLRVLPKCSHTFHLDCIDIWLQSNSNCPLCRTSISGITKPPIDQIVAPSSSPQNSQLLSNSIMGSDEDFVVIELGREDEEVFSPGQHEGNASREVLVQQPRYHSPKKLENKVGKPKTRKCHHVSIMGDEGINVRANDDQFFTQPIRRSFSMDSAADQQLYLTVQMIIHQDRQITESSSSGSSAEIDSRNRRSFFPFRSGRGLQKCNSST, from the coding sequence ATGGAACCAACTCAGAAAAGCCTCCATAGCTTTGAGTTTCAAGCTTTTCTACCCATCAAAAACCAACAGATTCCATCTTACCAGTCTCCTTTTTCTACTGTTTCTGATTCTACTTCTCCTGTTTTAGCTGTTGCAGTTCTAAGTGTGATGGGCACAGCTTTCTTGCTTTTGGGTTACTATATTTTCATCAGCAAATGCTGCTCTAACTGGCACCAGTTTAGTTTGCTGAGGAGGTTTTCAAGTTTTCATACCCCCCAACAAGATGAAGATCCTTTCATAGCTCTCTCTCCAACAACAATGTGGAATCGCGGTCTCGAAGAGTCGATGATTCGCCAAATCCCGGCTTTTCAATTCGAAAGAGACGGTGAAGGTAGCGGTATTTATAGCTGTGTTGTTTGTCTAAGCAAGTTTCGAGAGAATGAAATGCTAAGAGTTTTACCAAAATGCAGCCACACATTTCATTTGGACTGCATTGATATCTGGCTGCAAAGCAACTCTAATTGCCCTCTTTGTAGAACAAGCATTTCAGGCATAACAAAGCCTCCAATTGATCAAATTGTAGCTCCAAGTTCTTCTCCACAAAACTCACAGCTTCTTTCCAACAGCATAATGGGAAGTGATGAAGATTTTGTAGTCATTGAACTTGGTAGGGAAGATGAAGAAGTTTTCTCACCAGGGCAACATGAGGGTAATGCTTCAAGAGAAGTACTAGTTCAGCAGCCCAGATACCATTCTCCGAAAAAACTCGAAAACAAGGTCGGCAAACCAAAAACTCGAAAGTGTCACCATGTTTCGATCATGGGAGACGAGGGAATCAATGTTAGAGCAAATGATGATCAATTCTTTACTCAACCCATCAGAAGATCCTTTTCCATGGATTCTGCAGCTGATCAGCAGCTTTACTTAACCGTTCAAATGATAATACATCAAGATAGGCAAATCACTGAGTCCAGTAGTAGTGGTAGTAGTGCAGAAATTGACAGCAGAAACCGAAGATCTTTCTTTCCGTTTCGATCGGGACGAGGATTGCAAAAATGCAATTCTTCCACTTGA